In the Candidatus Delongbacteria bacterium genome, TTTATAAAATATAATCCATCAGGTGCTTCTACAATATTTGTACAAACAGGATAATAGTTTGATACTGTATCGTCACCAAATACGATTGTTTCGATATGCTCTAGAGTTTCAGGATCGTATTTTTTAAATCCTTCTCCCCATGTTCCTGCCCAAAGATTACCTTTACTATCACATAAAATATTTCTAATTAATCCTGAGTAAGGAGTATGTAGCTCCGAAAAAGAAAAATCATAAGTATTTATATAACTGATAATATTTGCATTCGAAAAGTACAGCTTTTCATCTCTGAAATTCATAAGAGAAAGCTCTCCAATGTTCAGAGTCCTATAGTTATTGCTTGTAACAATGTCTGATGTTAAAAATGCATAAACTTTATCGTTAGTTGTGAAAAACAAGGATTCATCAGCATAATCAATTCCATTTCCATTAAAATCAGAAATTTGAGAAATATCTTCAAAGCTTGAAAAATTTGAATCATATTTCAAAATGTGATACTTATTATTATTTAGATAGCTAACATAAAACTCTTCGTTTTTACCATGAACCATTGAGAAATAGTTCTTCCCACTTGTATTTTGCAATAATATTGGAGCTTCTTCAAAGTTAGTCAGTTTGTAAATTCCATTCGAAGCTAAAATATATAAGATATTGTTATATTCATAAAACCCATTAATATTTTGTCCTAAAAGTATTTTATTCCAAAATGTTAAATCAAGATTTAAACTATTTTCGTCTATATAGAGGAGTTTGTTCTCATTTCCTATGACAATTTGGTCATTGTAAGTAAAAATTGGAGAATTCACACTTACTGTGTTGTTGTCACTCAGCAAATATCTATTAAACTCTTCACTGAACTTATACCTAAACATCCCATTAGATGTGGATAGATAAACATAGTTTTCTGAACTATGCACATCGTAAACCTCATACTCACCATGTTCAGGCAAATCAGTAATGTAGGAGATAGAACCTTCATGATCTATTAAAGTTACTGCACCGTTATTATGAAAAGCCCAAAGTATCTCTCTTGAATCAAAAAGAGTTTTAACAGTATTCGGATACAGAAGACCATCATCTGTGTCTAAAAAAGTTACATTTTCCCCTTTTTTTATGAAAAGCCCACCATCACAACCAATAACTATTTCATTGTCATCATTTGCAGAAACTGTATTTCCTTTGCCTGGAAAAGTATATGTTTTCCAGTCGCCATATTCAGCTCTGAGGATAAAAGTTAAAACAAGTGCTAGTACAATAATCTTCATAATCGTTCCTATTTTTTATTTAAATCAATTATCATAGTATCTATTCTATTCTTTCTCGAGTTAACAATTTTAATTTTAAGTTCGTCTATCTCAAAATTTTCTCCCGTTTCAGGGATTCTTCCCAGCTTATTTACTATATACCCATTAATTGTATCATAGTTCACATTATTGAAAGAAAAATTGTTATTCTCGCTGAAACAGGATACTGCCTTCTCAACATCCTCAAGGTAAACAGAGCCATTTATTATCAGGATATTGTTCTCTTTTCTATATGAAACACCTCGCCATCTGTTTCTTTCGTTTCCTTCTTCAGATTTTCCAACAATTTCTTCGATTATATCATGCATCGTAACTATGCCATCACAACTTCCAAATTCGTCAATAAGAACAGCTATTGATAATCTATCTTTTTTAAACATTCTAAACAGTGATAACGCATCTTTATTCGATGGAATAAAAACTGGTTTCCTCATTATACCGGAAATGGAAACGAATTTATCTAGCATATCATTGGCATACACAATTCCAACTATGTTATCAATATTTCCATCGAATATGATAATTTTTGAGTATAATGTGTTTTTAAAAAACTTTTTAAGCTCATAAACTGATGAATTGATATCCACGGCACTTATCGAGGATCTGTGGGTCATTATTTCTTTGGATTTTATTCTTTGAAGATTAATTATTTTATAAAGAATCTCTGCTCTGTCTTTTTCATCCTCAGTTGCTTCACCTAGAGCCTCAAAAACTATATCCTCAATGATTTCTCTAGTCATTGCGGTTTCAACTTTTTTTGGTTTTGGAAGTCTAAATACAAACACAATTAAATTTCCAATATGTAAAATTAAAAATGAGACTGGTTTGATAAGTAGATCAATAATTAGAAAGGGGTATATAAAAATTTTCAAATAAAGTTCATTATATTGTTTTGCGATGATTTTTGGAATTATTTCACATGCAAACAATAGCAATATCGTTTCGTAAAAAACCAATTCTGCATAAGAAAAAAAATTACCCCAGGAATCAGCGTTGATATCCATAATGCTGTTAGCATATAATACATTGACATAACTGTTTCCCACAAGTATTGGAATAAGAAATTTTTCTGGATGCAGGACATACTTTAACACAAGAGCTGAGTAAAAACTGCCATTATGAGACTGGATTTTTAATTTTATTTTTTGAGCTGTTGAAAAAGCTATTTCAGCCGAGCTAAAAAATGCAGATAATATCATTGAAATTATAAATAAAGCAATACTCATACACTCACCAAAATTTTTCCTAAACTTTTTTCAAATATTTCATTTTTAAACTTCATAATAAAAGAGTTATTTATATTCACAACTATACTAACGTTATCAGCATAAACCTCATCCATGATTTTCCCTTCATAAGCTGATATCATGTTCATTACCAAACTAGTCATATCATAATCAAAATCAAACACAATATCACTTCTTATCTCTACACAAATTTTCTCTATATTTTGTATCGCCTCTTTAGCTGATAGTGTGTAGGCTTTTATCAATCCTCCCGTACCAAGTTTTGTTCCACCATAGTATCTTGTAACAATTACAAGTGTGTTGGTAATATTTTCACCTTCAATTACAGATAATATTGGTTTTCCTGCAGTTCCAGATGGCTCTCCATCATCTGAAAATCTGGTTAACGACCGGTCGCCAACCCCAATCTTATAGGCGAAACAATTATGGGTTGCATCGTAAAATTTTTTTTTATTGAGAGTGATTATCTCTTCAGCTTTCTCTTTTGAATCCACTCTGAATATTCTGCCAATAAATCTTGAACCTTTAATCTTATCTATTTCAAATTCGGAATTTTCTGGAACAGTATAGAAACATTCTTTCGACAAGGTCATTCCTTTAACTTTTTACCTAATATAAACTTACTTCCTTTATTATTGCAATTAGTTTCTTAAAACTATATATTAACCGATTAAACTAGAAGATGGATGAGGTTTTACAATTAAAGGAGATATAATGTTTTTTTCGAAAAGTTTCAATCTGGGTGGCAGAGAGCTTATACTGGAATCAGGAAAAATGGCTAAGCAAGCAAATGGGTCATGTGTTTTAAAGTATGGTGATAATCTAATGCTTGTAACAGTATGTGGAAAACGAGAACCGGTAGTAGGATCAGATTTTTTTCCTCTAACTGTGGAATATGTTGAAAAACTTTACGCAAGTGGAAAAATTCCTGGTGGATTTATAAAAAGAGAAACTAAGCCATCTAATGATGAAGTTTTAAGTGCACGTATAATTGATAGACCAATAAGACCTCTTTTCCCTGATGGTTTTAAAAATGAAGTTCAGGTTATAGCGAATGTTTTTTCTTCTGACGGTGTTACGAAAATGGACTCACTTGGTATTATCGCAGCTTCAATGGCAATTAATTTGTCCGACATTCCTTTTTCAGGACCTGTTGCAGGATTGAGAATTGGTAGACTTAATGGTGAATTTATCGTCAACCCTGAGACAGATCAAATGAAAGAGTGCGATATAGAACTGGTAATAAGTGGTGGTAAAGGATTCATCTCGATGGTCGAAGGTGAAGCTAAAGAAGTTAGTGAAAAAGAGATGCTAGAGGCTGTAGAGTTTGGACAAAAGATTATTGACGAACTTTGTGAATTCCAAGAAGCAATCATCAAAGAATTTGGTAAAGAAAAATTTGAGTACAGTGTCCCTAAAATCGATGAAGAACTTAAAGAAAAAGTTATTGAATTTACAGGATCGGAACTTAAAGAAATAGTAAGAATTATCAAAAAAGAGGAAAGAAATGACGCAAAGAGAGAGCTTTATGAAAAAGCTGATGCTCATTTTGCAGAACTTCTAGGTGATGATTTTGATGCAAACAAAGAGATGATTCATGACGTAATTCACGATCTTGAAAAAGAGTATGTAAGAACAAACATAATTAAAAATAAATTAAGAATAGATGGTAGAAAACCTGACGAGATTAGACAAATTACTTGTGAATTAGACATTTTGGCTAGATCTCATGGTTCTTCACTGTTTACCAGAGGTGAAACTCAGTCATTAGGTATCTGTACTCTGGGCTCTGAAATGGATTCTCAAAAAGTTGATAGCATTTATGGTGAAGAAAATAGAAAATTTTATTTACACTACAATTTCCCTCCATTCTCTGTTGGTGAAGTAAAAAGACTTGGCAGTGTTTCCAGAAGAGAAATTGGTCATGGTCATTTGGCTGAAAGATCATTCTACTCTGTTCTTCCTGAAACAAAAGAATTTCCTTACACAATTAGAGTTGTTTCCGAAATTTTGGAATCAAATGGTTCCTCTTCAATGGCTACAGTTTGTTCAAATACTCTAGCTATGCTCGCAGCTGGTGTTCCGCTTAAAGCTCCAGTTTCAGGTATCGCAATGGGTCTTATTAAGGAAGGTGATGAGTTTGAAGTTCTATCCGATATCCTTGGTGATGAAGATCATTTGGGAGATATGGACTTTAAAGTTACTGGAACTGAAAATGGTATTTGTGCATATCAGATGGATATCAAAATTAAAGGTATTAGCATTGAGATTATGAAAAAAGCTCTTGAACAAGCTAATGCAGGTAGAAAACATATTCTAGGTATTATGAACCAAACTATCTCTACTCACAGAGAAGAGATGTCTCCTTACGCACCTAGAATTATTTCTTACAAAATTGATCCTGATGAAATTAAAGTTGTTATTGGATCTGGTGGAAAAACAATTCAAGAGATAACAAAGCTTTACAATGTTAAAATTGATATTGACGATACTGGACTGGTAAAAATCATGTCTGCTGATGAAGGTGGAGAGAAGTGTAAGATTCATATCATGGGTCTTCTTAAAAAACTTGAACCGGGAAAAGTTTACAATTCAAAAGTTAAAAGCATAAAACCTTTTGGAGCATTTGTTGAACTTCTTCCAAATAATGAAGCTCTTCTACACATTTCAGAAGTAGCTCTTGAAAGAGTTGAAAAAGTAGAGGACGTACTAAATATTGGTGATATGGTTGAAGTCCTTTATCATGGAAAAGATAAAGAAGGAAGACATAAGATTACTAGAAGAGAGCTTTTAAAAGAAGCTAAAAAGGAAGAAGCTGCTAAGGTTGAACCTGAAACACCTCAGGAAGAGATAACAGATTCAGATTTTCTTGATTAAATTTTCATATCTAAAAAAAGGGTGATTTTTCACCCTTTTTTTATGCAACATTCAGTAGATAATGATTTAGTTTTAATATTAACAGACTCTAGCTTTTTTTTATAATTATATTACTTGGGCAGATATGTCTATTTTTACTAAGTAAAAATTTTTTTTACAAATACAGGTTCATTTTCTTTTGAAAACTCCTTTGAATATTCGAATCCATTAAACTTCAACGATTCGATATTTTTAACTTCATGAATGTTTCTACTAAGAATTAAACCCGTCAACTCTCCACGAGCTTGCTTAGAAAATGTAGAAATTAAGCTATATTTTCCATTTTTTAAAATTAGAAATTTTGGTGTCACGATTCTATTCACAATTTCTTTTGGAAGCATGATTCCGTATTCACTGCTAGTAAGGTTAAGAATTGTTTCAGCATCAGAGAGTTCATTTATAATGTAATTTCTAATCTTAGTTTTCCAGAAGCTTAAGAGTGATTTTCCATCAATTTTCAATTTGTCGTTTAGATCAAGTCGATAAGGTAAAATACAATCACTTGCCCTGAGTATTCCATACAAAGCAGAAAGAATGAAAACTCTTTTTCCAGCTTCTTTAATATCAAAACTATGTTTTGTAAGAGTTGAAAACATAGTGCCTGTAAAGGATCTTATCGCTTCGGCACTTTCATCATGATTTTCGATGCTCCAATTGGAATAAAAATTTCTTACTTCCCTTAATATTTTACCGCTTAATCCTTGACCCTCAAAATAGTTAGAAAAGAGGATATTATCTACTACATATTTTGCATCGGAAAGGAAGATTGGTTCACTGCCTTTCCCTGAACCTGATGTCATTGTTTTTGATGAGTTAAGAAGAATATACATTAAACCCAGCTTTCTCCATTCCAAAAACTGTTCTCATAAAAATCCATATAAAACATTATCCAAGCTTTTTCTGGAAGATCAGGTTTAGATTTTAAACTTGAATAATATTCAATAAATTTGTCAAGAAGTCTAGATGCTGGTATAGAAATTAAAGCTTGAACATCATCCTGTCTGGGAACCCAAAAAAGTTTACTTTTCTCAATTCTGTATTCATCACTTCCGGTAATTGGTGCACTGAGGGAACAACAACTACCGGTCAAAGTTCTCTTTTTTAAGATACAATAATCTTCATCTTTTGAAACCTTGAGGTAAACAATTCCATTTTCGTCAGCTAAAAGATCACCATCATTGAACATACAATAAGATTGTATATTTTCGGATCTTTTACACATTTCAATATATTCATGATCCATTTTATTCTCCAAATTTCTCACCGGTTTCGATTTTGTTCCCATTTAGAAACGAAGCTACATCCATAGCTTTTTTACCAGAAGGTTGAACAATTTCAAGAGCAAGTAATCCTTCTCCACAAGAAACTGTTACCAATTTTTGCTTTTTGATTACTTCAACTAATGCTCCCGGTTGTAAGGTAGATTCCTGATCGATGACTCTACTTTTTAAAATTTTGAAAACAGAATTATTATAAAATGTATATGCACCTGGTTTTGGAGCAAGGCCTCTAATTTTATTATGGATATTAACAGCAGAATCAGACCAATTTATTATTAAATCTTTTTCAAAAATTTTAGGAGCTTTAGTAATAACACCGAAATCTTGTTCTTTTAAAGAATATTTGCCATTACAAATTTTTTCAACACTTGAAGATAGAAAAATACTACCCATTTGCGACATTTTGTAATAAAGTGACCCATAATCATCTTCATTGTCAATATCGATTGATAGCTGATCTATAATCTTACCACTATCTACTTCACCATTATTCAAGAAGAAAACGGTAACTCCTGTTTTATCATCTCCGTTAAACAATGCATGATTTATTGGAGCAGCACCCCGATATTTTGGTAGTAACGAAGCGTGCAAATTTATAGAACCTATCTTTGGAATTTGTAAAACTGAATCAGGAAGAATTCGAAAAGCAACAACAACGAAAAGATCCGGATCTATCTCAGTTAATCTTTTGATAAAATCATCATCAGTCATCTTAGCAGGTTGCAAAACCTCTATATTTTTTGATACGGCATATTCTTTTACAGGAGAAAAACTGATTTTTCTTCCACGACCTCTTTGTTTATCTGGCTGTGATACAACAGCTACAATATTAAAATTATCTTCAAGCAAAGCTTTTAGAGATGGAACAGCAAATTCTGGCGTTCCCATAAAAACAATTTTTAATCTATCCATGTCTCCTCCATTTTCCTATAAACTAATAGAAATCTAGATAATTCCTAAGATATTTATCAAGCTATGTCTCAAATATTTTATTTGCAAATATTACATGATTTACGTAATGTGGTTTTCCAGATAAATGCTATTGGTCATCATCCGAACAATCTTCCGATATCGTTGTAAATAACAATTATCATAAGGGTGAATAGAAACATCATCCCAAAAGTTTGAATTTTGATTTTCGTTTTAGTGGAAACTTTCCTTCTGGTTATAACTTCTGCTAAGATATAGATCATATGCCCACCATCAAGCATTGGTATTGGTAAAATATTTAAAAATCCAATATTAACACTTATGAAAGCTATAAAAGCTAGAAAAGTAGTAAAACCCTGTTTTGCTGATTCTCCACTCATTTTGGCAATCATGAGAGGACCTCCCAAATCCTGAACTCCTGCCTCTCCTGTTGCAAGCATCTTAATTGTAACAATTGACATCTTTATCCAGAAAAATGTAGTTTCAGCACCTTTCGCAACAGCAGTAAAAATTGAGACATCCTTACTTATCAAAGCCGGGCTTATTCCTAATAATCCAACCTCTTTTTTTTCTCCGTCAATGATAGTTTCCGTTGATTTTGAAGTCATCGTAAAATCCAGCTCTGAACCTTCTCTATCAACAGTTAATTTGATCTCCTTGTTTGGAGAAGAGTGAACTATTTCAGAAACTTGCTCCCATTTGGTAATAATATTATTATTAACCTTAATTATACTGTCTCCAATTTGAAGACCACTGGTTATTGCTGGATATCCTTCCTGAAAATCACCTATTTTTGTTCCATCTACTTCTGAAACACCTTGTGTAAAAATCATTACAGAATATATTGTAAATGCTAACAAAAAATTCATCATTACGCCTGCAGAAAGAACAAACAATCTAGCCAATGGTGATTTTGACTCAAATTCAAAATCTCTACCAGTGATATCAGATTCATTTTGTAGTGATTCATCTACCATTCCTGTAATTTTTACGTATCCTCCTAGTGGAAGAAATCCTATTTTATAGGTTGTACCATTTCGGTGATATTCGACAAGTGACTTTCCAAAGCCAAGTGAAAAAACCTCAACGTTCATTCCTGTCAATTTTGCTGCTAGAAAGTGTCCCAGTTCGTGAACAAAAACTATTATTCCTAGAACAAGTATAAATGATAGCATTGTAGTCATCAGTTCTCCCTATCTGTTATCCAGATAATATGTAAATTAGAAATAAATAAAAATAAAAAAATCATAAACAATATAGGATTTATTATTATACAGATAATATTGACTGTAATTATTATCTGCTTTTAGCCTTTGATGCATCTTTAAATTCAAGAATTAGAAGAAAAAGTACTAAGCACCATATAATTATTTCCATAATATCCTCCCCATTTAAAAGTAAAATAAAGTAAAAGTTTATACGAAAATGTGACGACTGGCACAATCTGAATCTTTTTTAATAAATTCTTTATCTTCTTTCCCTTTTTCTATTAAATTCATATAAAAATGGAGGAAGAGAATGTTGTCACTTGACGATTTTATGCTAAACAAAGAGATTAAGTTTTTAAATAATGGATCTTTCGGTGCTTGTCCAAAAATAATTTTTGATAAGTATCAGTACTGGCAAAGAGTTTTAGAATATCAACCTGTGAATTATTTTCAAAATATGCTGATTAAGGAATTGGAAATCTCTCGAACTAAACTCGCAGAATTTATAAATTCTGATAAAGATGATATAATTTTAGTTCACAATGCAACTTTTGCTACAAATATAGTAATTAGATCGTTAAACCTAGCTGAGGGTGATGAAGTAATAACAACAGATCATGAATATGGTGCATGTATGAATGCTCTTGAATTTTGGAGAAGGGAAAAAGGATTCTTGATAAAAACAATAGAAATTCCTTTACCTAAACCCAGTATTGATGACATTTTAGCTCTATTTACTGAAAAGATAAATGAGAGGACAAAAGTTCTTTTTATGAGTCAGATTAGCTCTAAAACTGCTCAAATATTTCCTGTTAAAGAGATTTGCGAGCTATGTAAAAAACATGGGATTATTACAATAATTGATGCGGCTCATTCTATTGGTCATATTGATATAGATCTTAAAGAATTAGAGGCTGATTTTTATTTTAGCAATATACATAAGTGGCTTTTTGCCCCAAAAGGTTGTGCCTTTTTGAATACAAAAAAAGAGTATCAGAGTATAGTAAAACCTTTGATTACAGGTTGGGGCTGGGGAAATGAGAGAGAATTAGGTAGTGGAAGTGATTATGTAGATACTAATCAATACTATGGAACGAATGATCTATCATCATATATGACGATTCCAGATTGTATCGAATTTTATCATAAAGAAAATATCGCAAAAGAGAGATTAAGTTGTAGAGCCCTTATTACGAAATTATTAGAGAGAACTGAAAAGATCTGGAGTTTTGAAAAAATTTACAAATCTGAAGAAGATTATATGCATATGGCAATAATTGAAGTGCCTGTAAAATTTTCTCAAAAAGAGTTAAAAAGTATTCTTTACTTTGGTTTTGGAATAGAAATTCCGGTAATATTATGGAAAGATAGAATGTTCGTTCGTGTTTCTGTTCAGGTATACAATACTTGGGACGATCTTATTTTTTTAATTAAATCACTAGAGAAAATATTTAAATGAACTTTACAATTTTTCCATAGTGTAATAAACAGAAGCAACAATTTCATACCTCCTCCAAAGTTTGGATCCCAGTCGGGATCCTTTCTTTTTTTTACTATATAAAAAACTTGAATTCCAGGGTGTTTACAGCTATGATATACTCAATCTAATTGAA is a window encoding:
- a CDS encoding HlyC/CorC family transporter, whose amino-acid sequence is MSIALFIISMILSAFFSSAEIAFSTAQKIKLKIQSHNGSFYSALVLKYVLHPEKFLIPILVGNSYVNVLYANSIMDINADSWGNFFSYAELVFYETILLLFACEIIPKIIAKQYNELYLKIFIYPFLIIDLLIKPVSFLILHIGNLIVFVFRLPKPKKVETAMTREIIEDIVFEALGEATEDEKDRAEILYKIINLQRIKSKEIMTHRSSISAVDINSSVYELKKFFKNTLYSKIIIFDGNIDNIVGIVYANDMLDKFVSISGIMRKPVFIPSNKDALSLFRMFKKDRLSIAVLIDEFGSCDGIVTMHDIIEEIVGKSEEGNERNRWRGVSYRKENNILIINGSVYLEDVEKAVSCFSENNNFSFNNVNYDTINGYIVNKLGRIPETGENFEIDELKIKIVNSRKNRIDTMIIDLNKK
- a CDS encoding YigZ family protein: MSKECFYTVPENSEFEIDKIKGSRFIGRIFRVDSKEKAEEIITLNKKKFYDATHNCFAYKIGVGDRSLTRFSDDGEPSGTAGKPILSVIEGENITNTLVIVTRYYGGTKLGTGGLIKAYTLSAKEAIQNIEKICVEIRSDIVFDFDYDMTSLVMNMISAYEGKIMDEVYADNVSIVVNINNSFIMKFKNEIFEKSLGKILVSV
- the pnp gene encoding polyribonucleotide nucleotidyltransferase; this encodes MFFSKSFNLGGRELILESGKMAKQANGSCVLKYGDNLMLVTVCGKREPVVGSDFFPLTVEYVEKLYASGKIPGGFIKRETKPSNDEVLSARIIDRPIRPLFPDGFKNEVQVIANVFSSDGVTKMDSLGIIAASMAINLSDIPFSGPVAGLRIGRLNGEFIVNPETDQMKECDIELVISGGKGFISMVEGEAKEVSEKEMLEAVEFGQKIIDELCEFQEAIIKEFGKEKFEYSVPKIDEELKEKVIEFTGSELKEIVRIIKKEERNDAKRELYEKADAHFAELLGDDFDANKEMIHDVIHDLEKEYVRTNIIKNKLRIDGRKPDEIRQITCELDILARSHGSSLFTRGETQSLGICTLGSEMDSQKVDSIYGEENRKFYLHYNFPPFSVGEVKRLGSVSRREIGHGHLAERSFYSVLPETKEFPYTIRVVSEILESNGSSSMATVCSNTLAMLAAGVPLKAPVSGIAMGLIKEGDEFEVLSDILGDEDHLGDMDFKVTGTENGICAYQMDIKIKGISIEIMKKALEQANAGRKHILGIMNQTISTHREEMSPYAPRIISYKIDPDEIKVVIGSGGKTIQEITKLYNVKIDIDDTGLVKIMSADEGGEKCKIHIMGLLKKLEPGKVYNSKVKSIKPFGAFVELLPNNEALLHISEVALERVEKVEDVLNIGDMVEVLYHGKDKEGRHKITRRELLKEAKKEEAAKVEPETPQEEITDSDFLD
- a CDS encoding peroxide stress protein YaaA, which codes for MYILLNSSKTMTSGSGKGSEPIFLSDAKYVVDNILFSNYFEGQGLSGKILREVRNFYSNWSIENHDESAEAIRSFTGTMFSTLTKHSFDIKEAGKRVFILSALYGILRASDCILPYRLDLNDKLKIDGKSLLSFWKTKIRNYIINELSDAETILNLTSSEYGIMLPKEIVNRIVTPKFLILKNGKYSLISTFSKQARGELTGLILSRNIHEVKNIESLKFNGFEYSKEFSKENEPVFVKKIFT
- a CDS encoding methionyl-tRNA formyltransferase produces the protein MDRLKIVFMGTPEFAVPSLKALLEDNFNIVAVVSQPDKQRGRGRKISFSPVKEYAVSKNIEVLQPAKMTDDDFIKRLTEIDPDLFVVVAFRILPDSVLQIPKIGSINLHASLLPKYRGAAPINHALFNGDDKTGVTVFFLNNGEVDSGKIIDQLSIDIDNEDDYGSLYYKMSQMGSIFLSSSVEKICNGKYSLKEQDFGVITKAPKIFEKDLIINWSDSAVNIHNKIRGLAPKPGAYTFYNNSVFKILKSRVIDQESTLQPGALVEVIKKQKLVTVSCGEGLLALEIVQPSGKKAMDVASFLNGNKIETGEKFGE
- the rseP gene encoding RIP metalloprotease RseP, with translation MTTMLSFILVLGIIVFVHELGHFLAAKLTGMNVEVFSLGFGKSLVEYHRNGTTYKIGFLPLGGYVKITGMVDESLQNESDITGRDFEFESKSPLARLFVLSAGVMMNFLLAFTIYSVMIFTQGVSEVDGTKIGDFQEGYPAITSGLQIGDSIIKVNNNIITKWEQVSEIVHSSPNKEIKLTVDREGSELDFTMTSKSTETIIDGEKKEVGLLGISPALISKDVSIFTAVAKGAETTFFWIKMSIVTIKMLATGEAGVQDLGGPLMIAKMSGESAKQGFTTFLAFIAFISVNIGFLNILPIPMLDGGHMIYILAEVITRRKVSTKTKIKIQTFGMMFLFTLMIIVIYNDIGRLFG
- a CDS encoding aminotransferase class V-fold PLP-dependent enzyme — encoded protein: MLSLDDFMLNKEIKFLNNGSFGACPKIIFDKYQYWQRVLEYQPVNYFQNMLIKELEISRTKLAEFINSDKDDIILVHNATFATNIVIRSLNLAEGDEVITTDHEYGACMNALEFWRREKGFLIKTIEIPLPKPSIDDILALFTEKINERTKVLFMSQISSKTAQIFPVKEICELCKKHGIITIIDAAHSIGHIDIDLKELEADFYFSNIHKWLFAPKGCAFLNTKKEYQSIVKPLITGWGWGNERELGSGSDYVDTNQYYGTNDLSSYMTIPDCIEFYHKENIAKERLSCRALITKLLERTEKIWSFEKIYKSEEDYMHMAIIEVPVKFSQKELKSILYFGFGIEIPVILWKDRMFVRVSVQVYNTWDDLIFLIKSLEKIFK